In the genome of Pseudanabaena mucicola str. Chao 1806, the window GCCTTAGCGATTTGATAGCTTTGTTCTTGTTCTCTTTCACTAAGTATGAGGTTGGAGGAGGTAGGGATATCGGTGGCGATGGTCATGGTTGACAGATGTACTCCTAATAAATTACTTCAGCACTCTTATATTGTAACTTGATTACCAATCAAGGCGACATGATGCTCTACAGATAGATTGTGTGACAAAGCCACACAATCTATCTGTCATTAAATTTTTTCTGTAATAAAAATCTTCGCGGCTGCCCCAATAGCCAATAATTGAAAACACCTTCTTGATCATGGATACGATAGCCAATCTCATCATACAGATTAAGCGCTGGATGGTTATCCTCTAGCACATGCATATACAATCGCGAAAATCCCCATTGTTTTACGGTTTGCTCGGCAGCACAGAGCAGTTGCTTTGCCACGCCTCGTCGTCGCCATTGTGGATGCACTGCCAAATTAAAAATATAGGGATATTGCTGCATGGTGCGCCCTAGCCAAAAGCTACGATGAGATTTTGTTGGTACATAGCGCATACAAATTTCTAGGGAAGCAATCGCTTGGGACTTGTTAGCTGAATGAGTAGCGACAAGACAGGCATAGCAAGGTGCTTGCTCACTAAAGCGACTATTAAGATCGAGCATAATTCCATAGCGCAACAGTGGAGAGACTAAATCCCTAAAGTAGCGCAGCAGAAAATTGACTTTGCGATCATGACTTCGATAAAAGCTTTCAGTCAAGATGTCTGACACATGACCAACATCCTTAGAATTAGCGAATCGAATGATAAATGAGGAGGATTGTCTTTGCACATTTAGCGCTAATGATTTAGCAATAATAGTTTGGCAATCATGGTCTTGCGATCATTATCTAGCGATAATAACTTAAGTACATTAGCTAGCATTCAATCAAAAAATTTTAGTGCATACAATA includes:
- a CDS encoding GNAT family N-acetyltransferase gives rise to the protein MQRQSSSFIIRFANSKDVGHVSDILTESFYRSHDRKVNFLLRYFRDLVSPLLRYGIMLDLNSRFSEQAPCYACLVATHSANKSQAIASLEICMRYVPTKSHRSFWLGRTMQQYPYIFNLAVHPQWRRRGVAKQLLCAAEQTVKQWGFSRLYMHVLEDNHPALNLYDEIGYRIHDQEGVFNYWLLGQPRRFLLQKKFNDR